The nucleotide window CAAAGCACTTTATCATGCACAAATTTCTCTGACATATGTGAACAGAGTCCTCCCAACAATCCTGCAAAATTAGGGATTTCCTCCATCTCCATTTTGTGGATAAGGAAATGAAAGCTCGGAGAGGTTACTTGCCCTAGGACATCCAGCTAGTAAGTGAGGAGCCAAGACTAGtactcaggtctgtctgactaCAAGTTCAGGGCACTTGCCACTATGCTGCCTCTTGCCCCCAGTCAGCCAGCAGTGCTGAAGAAGGTGGTGGTGGTCTAAGGTCCGGCCTTACATGCCTTATTCCTCCCAGAATGGAGAAGGGGCATGGGAGAAGGACAAAGTGGTGCCATCAAGCGTGTACAGGGGACCTGGGACCTTCATAGCCtggtgggggaaaggaaaggtGGAGGAATGTGGGGCAGAGCTCACACCAAGCTGCTGCTCCCTTATCTTccaagtacttttttaaaattttatttttatttttttaatttttaaatgtcttatttttgagagagagagagagagagagagagagagagagagggagagaaagctgagcaggggaggagcagagagagagacaaggggacagaggatccaaagcaggctctgtgctgagaccagacagcccgatgtggggctcgagcccatgaactgtgagatcatgacctgaactggagttgaatgcttaaccgactgagtcacccaggtgcccctcaaatagttttttaaaaaagtttattttggggggcacctgggtggctcagtcggttagctgtctggctttggctcaggtcatgatctcactgttccccagttcaagccccacatcgggctctgtgcggacagctcagagcctggagcctgtttctgattctgtgtctccctctctctgcccctcccctgctcatgctccgtctctctcaaaaataataaaacatttaaaaataatgtttatttttgagagagagatgtgtgtgcaggagggggaggggcagagagagggagagagagagactcccaagcagcctccatctgcactgtcagcacagagcccagctcggggcttgatctcatcaactgtgaaatcatgacctgagccgagatcaagagctggacacttaactaactgactgagccaccgatgTGCCCctcaagtattttttatttttttatttttgagagagcgagcacacaggggaggggcagagagagaaggggacagaggatttgaagctctatgctgacaccaaagagcctgatggggggtctaactcacaaagtgtgagctgaagtcagaccttagccgaatgagccacccagacaccccacctcTCAAGTACCTTTAAGGCTACTTGGATTAACACACCCCCAGGCTGGGTTAACTCCTGGCTGGTGGTCAGGGTGAGGTTTTGTCCTGTTCCACCCCTCGTAGAGGCTAAAGGCTCGGTCCTCCTGGCCTGTATGGAGGGAGTAAGCCAGCCAGAGGACCCCATACCAGCTTGTCCTGGAACTCATCAGTGCCTGCTCACTTCTTCCTCCAGGGGTGGGTGGAGCTGGAGTTCAAGGGGGACCTGCAGGAAGGTACCCTGTCCTCTGTCCTGGTACATGGAGCCACTTGCAGGCTCACCTTTTAGATGGTGGCCTGAGGGAGAGCCATTGGTAGACTGGAGCTTTAGGCGgggtcagaggggaggtggtgggggtagAGGCTGGGAGATTCCAGTGTGTCCAGGGCTTATGTTCGCCTGGGTGAAAGATGTGGAGCTCTTCTCCAGGGCCTTCCCCAAATCCCAAATCCTCACCCCAGCGGCTTCTCCCCTGTGCCCTGGGACctgtgctgcctacaagaggtGAAAGGGGTCAGGCTGGGGGCCGGTGTTTTAAGTCTGTGGCTCTGAGGACTGGGAGCGGGAAGAGATGGGATGGGGAATGGGACCTTGATGAGtgtggagcagagaaagaatgGAGGGTGAGCATGTGGACAGAGAAGCGAGAAAAGTGAGGAGAGGTGTCAGGGGGAGGAGAGGcttggagaagaggagggaaagaaagcaccAAAGTCAGGAGAGGCTGAGGAGCGGGACCTAATCTGCCTTTCACAGCAGGTCTCGGGGCTGGAGTGACTTCGGGGCTGAGGGGTAGGGGGTGGGTTTCCTGGCCTGTGCAGGGCAGGCTGGGGACTCTGAAGGGGTGTTCCTGTCTGCCATGTGGCTCCACAGTCTGCTGGCCCGAGGACCTTCCAAGACCCAGGCAGCCCGTGGAGGGCCCGGGTAGGATAGGCtcccagaggaggcagagagtgggagaggtggGTGGCACAGGGCAGCAAGGGGGACTCAGTAAGACATCTTCCTGGGGgtctgtggggggtggggcgcgggGCACGAGGGCAGACAGGCAGATGGGCGCAGGGGACCTGAGGGGGAAGAAAGGTACATAGTTCCCACTGGAGGGTTACCCACCTGAAGCAGAAAGCTGCCAGAGGTGGTGGGGTGGCAGCAGGTGCATTTGGTGAAGGCTTTAGATTGAGCTATGGGAGGGGAGACCCAGGGGCATGCTGCTGCCACCGCCCCGGTGTGACCCAGACTCCCACCCCCTCAGGTGAATTCAAGGACCCGGACAGGTGCTGCTGGAAACACAAACAGTGCACCGGGCACATCATCCACCCCTTCACCCCTGACTGTGGCCACCGTAGCCTGCACCTGCACTCTGTCAGCCACTGCGACTGTGATTCTAGGTAAGGGCCCTCCTTTTTGGGGGGCCCGGAGCCCAGGACAGACTCCTGGGCAGAGCCAGGCCCAAACTTCCCCTGTGTTTCCCCACTTCAGCTCTAACCTGGCACTGCCAGCCCAGCCCCGGCTTTGTAAACCTTGCTCTGCTCCAGAGCGATGGGAAGGTCTTTGGGCAGCCGGGGCTGAGCCGGGCAGAAGCCAGCTGTCCCTCAGGCTCCTCCCTCCGGGCCCCCGGGGGGTCACGGAGGCCTGGGAGCCACGCTGAGTCCTCTGTGTGGCAGGGTGAAGGACTGCTCAGAGAAGGCAAACAGCAGCAGCTCCCGAGACGTAGGCCCAACCTGCTCCCGAGATGTGGGCTCAACATGTTTAAACATCGTCCAGTCCCCTTGCTTTGAGCTCATCCCAGAGGAAGAGTGTGTGCAGCGGTTCTGGTATGGCTGGTGAGTGCCAACAGGCTGACAGGGGCGGCACTAAGGGacaccagcccctcccccccactctgacaatcttctctttccctgtccccctccctcccaggtgcAAAAGCTATAGGCCTGTCTCTGTGGCAGTGATCCACCATCCCATCCACCATGACTGTGGGGCAGACGATCtgaatgaagaggaggaggagggggaggaagaggaggaggaagagggaagcaaGCCTCCCATCCCGACCCAGGTGGGGCCCGCCACCACACCCGCTGACACAGGCATGGGTGCAGTCACAGGCACCCCGGACTCAGCAGCTCCCATCACTATCTGGCGCTCTGAGAGCCCCACAGAGAAGTCCCAGGGCAATAAAGTGATCAagaaggtaaagaagaaaaaagaaaaagagaaagacaaggaggaggagacagatgaGAAGGCAAAGCTGAAGAAAAAAGCCAAGAAGGGCAAACTGATTAAGAAGAAAAGCCCAGTTAAATCGGAATCTCCACCTCCAGACTTGACCCGATCAATAAGCCCAAGAGAGTTGGCCAGGATGTCAGAGTCCAGCCCAGACAGCCGGGAAGACCTGGAGAGTGAGGACAGTTACAATGACCCCAGGCGGGAGGAACCCTCCAGCGAGGATATTGTGGAGTCTTCATTgcccaggaagagagagaacacggCCCAGGCTAAGAAACCCAGGGCGAAGGCCTCACCAGTCAAGAAGGTCAAGAGGAAATCTCCCCCAGCATCAAACCCCAATCTCAGTTGAGGCCAGGGCATCCAGggtgaagaataaatgagatcaAGCCTGTAGCTGACCCCCTGCTgctattctctctccctccaacctGTCACTTCTGTGGGGAGGGTGCGGGTTCTGGACACAGCTGGAGCCGAGGGGTCAGGGGGCTGCAGGAGTTTCTGAAGGGTAATCTATCTTTCAGGAGGCAGTCcatgggaaggcaggagggatggcaagggaggggcacagcctGCTTCTCTGTAACATCCTAGGCTCAGGGCAAGAGAGGAGCACacctgggtggggtgggaacGAGGCGTCCCATCTCCTGGGAGACTGGTCTGTGTGAAATCCACTCGGGGACAGGCAGTACTGTCTGCAGTGATAGCCCTAATAAACTGAACCTTTTAACCCACTCTGTGCCACTGTTTCTGGCCTTTCCCTCCTCTAAGTGGCCCTTAGGAGGATGCTGGTAACACCAAAGGGAACATGATCTTCCCAGCTCGTGCTCCTGCTAGGCCCTTCTAGACCTCTGTGCTGAAGGGAATAGAACTGAGTTCCTGGCAGAAGACCAGCCCTTCCCTCCCAACTCTTGCCAACAGCCGAAGAGATCTTGAATGACAGGATGAAGTCAAGACGGGAAGCTCACCAAGTGTGGGCAGCAGTGAccttttctgatttctctgcTGAGCCCCAAAtagaggaaagggaggggcagaaccTCACTTTCTTAGCACCAACTTGCAAAGCTAGGAGAGGAGGCCCTTCTGAAGGAACACAGGAGACCAGGAGTCTGGAACAAAAAGAGGCAgtgaggcagggggaaggggccagggccagggtgtTGGCCGGTCCCAAGCAGGGAAGGCGGGGCAGGGAATGGCTTCCCCCACAACATCCCAGCACTTCCCTTTCCAGGGCGTGCGGGTGTGGTAGCAGGCGAGCATGGGGCCCATCCTGGGGCAGACATACTGAACTTGTGCAGAGGTACTATCGGAGACTGAGGCTCAGCTGGCAAAAAGAGTGAGGTAAGAGGTACAGGGGCTCAAGCTGAGAAGGGCCAAATTTACTCATGGCCCTTCCTTGCTGTGCCAGAGAAGGGTAGTGGGCAAGCAGATGGGGCGGGTGTGTGAGAGCGTAGGGACAGCGGCTAACGTGTACAGAGGACTGATGAGGTCCCAGGCCTCCCCTTGGCAGAGCGCTTTCACACATTCTCTGCCTCTGCAGCTGCCCCAGGGAGGCAGATGAGGCAGGTCTCGCTAGCTTCACCATACAGAGGAGATGGCTGGCTCGAGGACAACAGGAGTTCCCTCGGTTCCCTcagggcacagggcacagggcTGGGAAGTGTAGCACGGCTTTCTTTGGCCCTGGGCGGTCAGATACAGAAGCTGCCTGCTGTTGAGTCACTGCCTCTCTGGTGGCCTGGAAGAACCAGGGGGAGCTGTCAGAGC belongs to Acinonyx jubatus isolate Ajub_Pintada_27869175 chromosome E1, VMU_Ajub_asm_v1.0, whole genome shotgun sequence and includes:
- the PROCA1 gene encoding protein PROCA1 isoform X7, producing MWVRTTLTIERWTKEKAKDNTSAWDENSTDVNRLPSWERRHLLAGVASSTDASTFSEVCWPEDLPRPRQPVEGPGEFKDPDRCCWKHKQCTGHIIHPFTPDCGHRSLHLHSVSHCDCDSRVKDCSEKANSSSSRDVGPTCSRDVGSTCLNIVQSPCFELIPEEECVQRFWYGWCKSYRPVSVAVIHHPIHHDCGADDLNEEEEEGEEEEEEEGSKPPIPTQVGPATTPADTGMGAVTGTPDSAAPITIWRSESPTEKSQGNKVIKKVKKKKEKEKDKEEETDEKAKLKKKAKKGKLIKKKSPVKSESPPPDLTRSISPRELARMSESSPDSREDLESEDSYNDPRREEPSSEDIVESSLPRKRENTAQAKKPRAKASPVKKVKRKSPPASNPNLS
- the PROCA1 gene encoding protein PROCA1 isoform X5, whose protein sequence is MWVRTTLTIERWTKEKAKDNTSAWDENSTGEFKDPDRCCWKHKQCTGHIIHPFTPDCGHRSLHLHSVSHCDCDSRVKDCSEKANSSSSRDVGPTCSRDVGSTCLNIVQSPCFELIPEEECVQRFWYGWCKSYRPVSVAVIHHPIHHDCGADDLNEEEEEGEEEEEEEGSKPPIPTQVGPATTPADTGMGAVTGTPDSAAPITIWRSESPTEKSQGNKVIKKVKKKKEKEKDKEEETDEKAKLKKKAKKGKLIKKKSPVKSESPPPDLTRSISPRELARMSESSPDSREDLESEDSYNDPRREEPSSEDIVESSLPRKRENTAQAKKPRAKASPVKKVKRKSPPASNPNLS
- the PROCA1 gene encoding protein PROCA1 isoform X6; translation: MSITCEFKDPDRCCWKHKQCTGHIIHPFTPDCGHRSLHLHSVSHCDCDSRVKDCSEKANSSSSRDVGPTCSRDVGSTCLNIVQSPCFELIPEEECVQRFWYGWCKSYRPVSVAVIHHPIHHDCGADDLNEEEEEGEEEEEEEGSKPPIPTQVGPATTPADTGMGAVTGTPDSAAPITIWRSESPTEKSQGNKVIKKVKKKKEKEKDKEEETDEKAKLKKKAKKGKLIKKKSPVKSESPPPDLTRSISPRELARMSESSPDSREDLESEDSYNDPRREEPSSEDIVESSLPRKRENTAQAKKPRAKASPVKKVKRKSPPASNPNLS
- the PROCA1 gene encoding protein PROCA1 isoform X2 — translated: MWVRTTLTIERWTKEKAKDNTSAWDENSTDVNRLPSWERRHLLAGVASSTDASTFSEGEFKDPDRCCWKHKQCTGHIIHPFTPDCGHRSLHLHSVSHCDCDSRVKDCSEKANSSSSRDVGPTCSRDVGSTCLNIVQSPCFELIPEEECVQRFWCKSYRPVSVAVIHHPIHHDCGADDLNEEEEEGEEEEEEEGSKPPIPTQVGPATTPADTGMGAVTGTPDSAAPITIWRSESPTEKSQGNKVIKKVKKKKEKEKDKEEETDEKAKLKKKAKKGKLIKKKSPVKSESPPPDLTRSISPRELARMSESSPDSREDLESEDSYNDPRREEPSSEDIVESSLPRKRENTAQAKKPRAKASPVKKVKRKSPPASNPNLS
- the PROCA1 gene encoding protein PROCA1 isoform X3 translates to MAGGRKGVLLLLPLCTLSDVNRLPSWERRHLLAGVASSTDASTFSEGEFKDPDRCCWKHKQCTGHIIHPFTPDCGHRSLHLHSVSHCDCDSRVKDCSEKANSSSSRDVGPTCSRDVGSTCLNIVQSPCFELIPEEECVQRFWYGWCKSYRPVSVAVIHHPIHHDCGADDLNEEEEEGEEEEEEEGSKPPIPTQVGPATTPADTGMGAVTGTPDSAAPITIWRSESPTEKSQGNKVIKKVKKKKEKEKDKEEETDEKAKLKKKAKKGKLIKKKSPVKSESPPPDLTRSISPRELARMSESSPDSREDLESEDSYNDPRREEPSSEDIVESSLPRKRENTAQAKKPRAKASPVKKVKRKSPPASNPNLS
- the PROCA1 gene encoding protein PROCA1 isoform X1, which codes for MWVRTTLTIERWTKEKAKDNTSAWDENSTDVNRLPSWERRHLLAGVASSTDASTFSEGEFKDPDRCCWKHKQCTGHIIHPFTPDCGHRSLHLHSVSHCDCDSRVKDCSEKANSSSSRDVGPTCSRDVGSTCLNIVQSPCFELIPEEECVQRFWYGWCKSYRPVSVAVIHHPIHHDCGADDLNEEEEEGEEEEEEEGSKPPIPTQVGPATTPADTGMGAVTGTPDSAAPITIWRSESPTEKSQGNKVIKKVKKKKEKEKDKEEETDEKAKLKKKAKKGKLIKKKSPVKSESPPPDLTRSISPRELARMSESSPDSREDLESEDSYNDPRREEPSSEDIVESSLPRKRENTAQAKKPRAKASPVKKVKRKSPPASNPNLS
- the PROCA1 gene encoding protein PROCA1 isoform X4 codes for the protein MSITYVNRLPSWERRHLLAGVASSTDASTFSEGEFKDPDRCCWKHKQCTGHIIHPFTPDCGHRSLHLHSVSHCDCDSRVKDCSEKANSSSSRDVGPTCSRDVGSTCLNIVQSPCFELIPEEECVQRFWYGWCKSYRPVSVAVIHHPIHHDCGADDLNEEEEEGEEEEEEEGSKPPIPTQVGPATTPADTGMGAVTGTPDSAAPITIWRSESPTEKSQGNKVIKKVKKKKEKEKDKEEETDEKAKLKKKAKKGKLIKKKSPVKSESPPPDLTRSISPRELARMSESSPDSREDLESEDSYNDPRREEPSSEDIVESSLPRKRENTAQAKKPRAKASPVKKVKRKSPPASNPNLS